The sequence CGTTTTTAATGCTTTCAATTTCAACCGATGCTGTTAAAAAGATTATGGGAATTCTGCAAGTAGAGTCGTTTTGTTTTAACGCTTCACATACTTCGAAGCCATTCATCTCAGGCATCATTACATCGAGCAGTATCAGGTCGGGCTGTTTGCCTGCCGCCAGTGCCAGCGCTTGTTTACCTGTGAGGGCGGCCAGTATGTTAAAGCCGGCGTTTTTTAAACTATTGCCAAGTAACTTGAGATTTTCTGATGAATCATCAACTATGAGTATGGTTGTATGGGTGGTCATATTTGGGAGGGTATGGGGGTTTATTTAATTTTAACTCCAATTAAAAGCATATCGTCGGTTTGTTCACCATTGCCTTTCCATTCTGAAATGGCATTTTGGAAAATTGTTTTCTGTTCAATCATCGGTTTTGCGTTTGCTGAAAGTATAATTTTTTCTAAATTTTTTTTCATGAATTTTTTTTGTTTGCTCCCGCCAATCTGGTCTGTTATACCGTCTGAAAGCAGGTATACACAACTTCCTTGTACGGGATGAATGAGATGCTTTTGGAAGGTTTTGTTAGCGTTCCCGTCTCCAATATCATGGCGACTGGCTTTCACTTCAAAGATATCGTCTCCGTGTGCCATCAGCAGTGAGCGTTTTGCTCCCGCATAATTAAGAGTGCCTGATTTTCTGTCAAACACGCAAATTGCCATTTCAAGCCCCACATGCATGCCGCCGTTTTTTTGTTTAAGGGTTTCTGCTACCAAAACATCCATTTGTGAAAGAATTTTTTCAGGAGAGGTAATCTTATTATCTTTTACAAGGCGTTCGAGTAATACTATACTTATGGTAGTTAATAAGGCACCTGGAACTCCATGCCCCGTGCAATCGCCAAGCACAAGAATGTCTTTGTTTCCCGAACGGTGCGACCAGTAAAAATCACCACTGACTTTTTCTTTGGAGTTAAAAAGTATAAAGTGATCCGGGAACTGTTTATTCAGTATTGCTTGCTGTGGATAAATAGATTTTTGAATGTAACTCGCGTAAGACAGGCTTTCCTGTGTTTCAGTATAAATGTCTTTAAGCTTTTTGTGATAGTCGTTGGCCCTTATTGCATATTCTTTTTTTTCGGTAATGTCGGTTCCGTTTACAAGGCACCCAACTATTGAGCCTTGTTTATTCTGGATAGGCTCCAAGAGATATTGAAACCAGTAGTGCTTGTTATCTGCATCGTATTTCCGTTCAAAAGAAAGTGTTTTCCCGGTAAATACGCTTTTTACTTTTGTTTCAAAGGAAAGTCTGTTAGCAAGAGGAATGTAATGTAATATTGAATCACCGATCCTATACAATTTTTGGTTAAAAAGAAATTCTCTTTCGTTTGCTATTTCATTAAACGCAACGATCTCGAGTTGCTTATTAAGCGTTATAAAAGAATGATACCTGCTTTCAAAAAGCGCACCTAATTGCCCTGAAGAGGTGTGTGTTTTTAAATGATTTTTTACACGCGCCAGTACTTCCGGGGGGTTAAAAGGTTTCCTGATGTAATCCACGGCTCCCAGTTCAAGTCCTTTTAAAAGACTCTCGGTTTCCGAAAGTGCGCTGATAAAAATAATGGGAATTTCCCGGGTCTTTTTTTTGGATTTTAGAAGGCTGCATACTTCAAATCCATTCATGTCAGGCATCATCACATCAAGCAGTATAAGGTCGGGGAGTTTTGATTCGGTAATCAGCACTCCTTTGCGGGCATCCAAAGCTGTAAGTACTTCGTAACCTTCTTTGCTCAGTAAAGATGCTATGATCTTTACGTTGGCCGAAGAGTCATCTATAATCATGATGCGCGGCCGGTTAAGACGGCTGTGGTGCTGGTCTATCGCTGTGTGCGACGTTGTATAGAGTTGCGGATCAGTCATTGGGGTAGTCGTTCAAAACGGTTTTAAGTGCATAAAAAGCAGCATTCATTTTTTCAATATCAAAGTTTTCAGCATGTTTTAATAAATTCTCACAATGTGTTTCCAATGATTTACTGTGAATGGTAGAAGCATAGGTGCTCAATTTATTTGTAAAGCTAATGATGTCGTCTATACTCATAAGTTTTGATATTTTGAGCCAGTGGTTCCAGAAGTTGGCGCTAAGCTCTTGTCGTAAATCTTCTGAAAGATCATTCACAAGAAATTCTTTTTGTTCCGGCAAAGGCATTCTTTCTTCGTCTGTGCGAATTTTATGTGCAAGGTAGCAACTGAGCACACTCACAAGATTTTTTTTACTCACGGGTTTTCGCAAGTAGTCGTTGCACAAGGCCCTGATCTCTATCTCACTTTGTTTTAAAGCTGATGCAGTAAGAGCAATAACAGGAATATTCAGATATTTCCTTTTTTTACGGATAATTTTTACAGCAGTGTACCCATCCATTACAGGCATCATCATATCCATTAAAATAAGATCGGGTGTTTCCTTCTTAAGCAAGTCTATAGCGTCCTGCCCGTTTTCGGCAATAATTATCTGAAGATTTAAAGGTTCGAGAAATCCTTTTATTATTTCGCGGTTGGAAGCAACATCTTCTACAAGTAAAATTTTTTGGCCCATGAACTTATAATTAAACTCATGTCCCGCGCATTCATCTTCTTCTATACTCGATACACTTACGTCCGGTATCATAACAGAAAAAGTGGATCCTTTTTCGGCTTCACTTTCGAGTGTAATGTTTCCATTCATAATGTCAACGAGTCGTTTCGTAATGGTTAATCCAAGACCTGTTCCTCCATATTTGCGATTACTTTGCCCGTCTTGTTGTTTAAAAGATTCAAAGATAAGCTGATGCTGATTTTCGGGAATACCAATGCCCGTATCTATTACTTTAAAAAGTAAAGAGATCTTACTTTGGTCTCTTGTTTTATTTATGCTTTCTATCGAAAGGGTAACCGATCCCTGGTGTGTAAATTTCAGCGCATTGCCTAAAAGGTTAAATAATACCTGACGAATACGTGTTTCATCGATGAGTATATTTTTTGGTAATTCGTTTTCAAAGCGGATAATGAAGTCTAAGCCTTTTTCGTAGGCTTTGTGAGAAAATAATTGTTTGAATTCACTAGCCAGTTTCTCCAGGTTTACCGCCATGCTTTGAATGGTCATCTGTCCGGCCTCAATTTTTGAAAGGTCAAGAATGTCACCAATAAGTGAGAGTAAATTTTTTCCGCCGGATAGAATACCATCAATGTAACTTTCGTATTTTGGCCCTTTAGTGTTTCCTTTTAAGAGTTCCGAGAATCCTAAAACAGCGTTCAAAGGGGTACGTATCTCATGACTCATGTTCGCTAAAAACTCCGTCTTGGCCTTATTTGCTCTTTCAGCTTCTTCTTTAGCCTCAAGTATTTTAAGCTGAGCTTCTTTCATATCATCAAATTCTGAGATATAACCGTACCATATTCTTGAATTGTCTTCCTGTTTTTCAGGACTAGCTTCCATTTTTTTCCAGGAAATTTTTCCACCCTGGTCTTCAAGTATGGTCCTGTATTCGAGGTTAATACTTTTTAGAGTACGTGAAGATTCAGCAAAGGCAAGTTTCATCCGCTCCAGGTCTTCAGGATGGATTTGTTTCCAGGATAATTCGGCATTTTGTTTTAGTACTTCCACATCAACTCCTAATCGTGTGGCAGCCTTCTCGCTGAGTGAATTAAATCGCCGTTCGCCTGTTTCAAAAATCTGGTATTCAAAAATAATGCCGGGTACCTGGTCATTCAAACGCTTATAAGCTCCGTTTATTTTTTTAAGTTTTAATTCGGCACGCTTTAACTGAGTGATGTCCTGTATAATTCCAAGTGACCGGTATTGTTTTCCGTGGTCATCAAAGTAAGTGATGCATTTGTCTGTAATCCATTTTATTCTACCGTCTTTCATCAACAGCCTGTAAGAAATTTCGTATTCGGTAATTCCGTCTTTCAGGGCTTTTTGGTAGGAACGCAAAACATAAGGAGCGTCTTCCGGGTGAATGTATTTTGTATAGAGATCGTCGGATGATTCTATCTCGTGGGGCTCCAGTTCCATCAGCCGGTACAAACCTTCAGACCATAAAAGTTTATTGGATGGAACATGTAATTCCCACCAGCCTATTTTCGAGAAATTCTGTAAAACCGTAAAATCGCGCAGTATGTGTTTTTGTTCTTCGGTGTCGGTAGCAATAATACAGACGGATGTAACCTGTTTGTCTTTCTTTATGGGGATAAACTTTATAGCATACACTATAGTTGTTTTTCCCTCCAACAACAAAGGTATTTCTAAATAGTCAATATTTCCAAAGTCAAAACAATGTGAGAGTGTTTTTAGAAAAGTAGCTTTTAGGTTAACAGGCACAATGTGGAGGATGGCGTCTGCCATAAAACCAGATCCTTCGGACGGAAATGTATTGGTATTCGTGTCAATCACACAAAGTTCTTTGTCGATCACAAAAACAATGTCATTGTCATTCTTTTTAAGCAGGACATTCTCTTCAATAGGAGCATTTAATTTTTCGCTCTCTTTTAAAAGGAAAGGAATTATTTTTTGTACCTGTTGGATAAAATAGGTAAGTGATTTTTGACTGCAGAATACATGAGGCTCTTCAAAACCCAGCACTAACGAGCCCAGCGAACGCCCTTCATTTACCATTCCGATATAATTAAGGCTCGAGCATTTTAAACCATAAAGGGAAAGTGAATCGTCTGGCAAACACTGTGTGAATGTTTCAGCAAGCACAGTAGCACCCATTAAACTTTCATTCAGCCAGGTAGCTTTGATCAGGCGACGGTTCGCCGTTTCAATAGAGCCGGATACACAATGTGTTTCCAGTAGTGCTGTCTTTTCTTTAAAAATGTTAATCAGGCACCAGCTCGCTCCGGATAAGGTTAACGCGTCGTCGCAAATGGTTTGCAGCGACAAATGTGTTTTATCATGCCCAAAATAGTTAGATAAGATGTCGAGCAGATGGTCCTGACTATCCGGTTCTCTGCTCAAAGTTGCTTCTGTAGGTCGTTTTATTTCCATGCGCTTGCAAATTAAATACTTACTTAGGGCAGTCTGTTGGATCTTCGATTAACCTGGAGAAGACTAAAAAAGTGGCGTTCATTTTTTCTATCTCAAAATTATCGGCAAATTCCAAAAGCATTTTACTGTACTCTTCCAGATCACTGTTTCTCGTTTTAATGGCGTAACCCAGCAGAAGTTGACCAAATTTAATAATGTCATCTATGCTCATTAATCTGGCGGCCTCCTTCCAGTAATCAAGAAAATTTTGTCTTAAGAGTTCTCTTGCTTCAAACGATAATTCAGGAAAAGTTTTATCACGTTGGGGTTTAGTGATTTTCTTTTTTTTATGGGTGAGTTTATGCTCCAGAAAATTACCCAGCACCTGCACCAGAGCTTTTTTACTTACCGGTTTTCTTAAATAGTCGTTACAAAATTCTCTGATCTCTAATTCACTTTGTTTTAATGCTGAAGCTGTAAGGGCAATGATCGGGATTTTATCGTAGCGCGGTTTTCCACGAATAATCCTGGTGGCAGTGTATCCATCCATAATTGGCATCATCATGTCCATTAAAATAAGGTCGGGAAGGCTTGATTTTAAAATATCCAGCGCATCCTGTCCGTTTTCCGCAATGGTGATTTCCAGGTTCAGAGGCTCTAAAAATCCTTTAATAATTTCTCTGTTGGATGGAACGTCTTCTACCAGTAAAATTTTTTGTCCCTCAAAAGTGTAGTCAGGAGATTCAACGATCGCTTCATCATCTTCTTCTCTTACCACTGCTATGTCAATGTCGTGAAGGGTAACAGAAAAACTAGCGCCTTTGCCGGCTACGCTTTCCAGGTGAATGGTACCATTCATCATATCTACCAGGCGTTTTGTGATCGTTAACCCAAGGCCTGTGCCACCGTATTTACGATTGCTTTGTCCATCTTGTTGTTTAAAGGATTCAAAAATAAGGGTGTGCTGATTTTGTGGAATGCCTATGCCGGTGTCGCTTACCTTGAATATCAGCGAGATTTTGCTATCCTCATGGCTTGCTATCTCAGATATCGAAAGTGTTACAGAACCCGTGTGTGTGAACTTAAATGCATTGCCAAGAAGGTTGAAGAGTACCTGGCGAATACGTGTTTCATCAATAAGTATGTTTTTCGGAAGTCCCTTTTCAAAATCTATAATAAACTCAATTCCCTTCTCCTCAGCCTTTTGAGCGAAAAGTTGCCGGAACTCATTTGCCAGTTTTTCTACATTTACAGATACATTCTGAATATTCATCTGCCCTGCCTCAATCTTAGAAAGATCCAGAATGTCATCGATCAAAGAAAGCAGGTTTTTACCTCCTGAAAGAATACCGTTTATATAGCTTTCGTATTTTGGCCCTTTGGTGTTCCCTTTTAAGAGTTCAGAAAATCCTAACACCGCATTCATAGGTGTGCGTATTTCGTGACTCATGTTCGCAAGGAATTCGGTTTTTGCTTTGTTAGCTCTCTCGGCTTCTTCTTTAGCTTCCAGTATTTTTAACTGGGCCGATTTCATTTCGTCAATGCCGCCCAGGTATCCGTAGAAAATGATATTGTCGTTGTTATCACGTTCGGGAGTTGCTTGTAAAAGTCTCCAGGAATAGCTGTTTGTGAGGTCTGATTTTAGCCTTATTTCCATGTTAATGGAACTCATTTGCTTTGTAGACGTGTCGAGGATATTCAGTAAAGCATTCCTGTCTTCCGGGTGAATGATATCGAAAACCTGGCTCAAATGAGGCATGGTACTGTAATAATCCTTTCCGGGAGGTTTCAAAAGATCACTCAGGAAAATAAATTCGGTTTCTCCTTCGTTTGAGATTTTTAATTGAAAAACGGTTCCGGGAATTTGGCGGATGATCTTTTTGATAAAATCATGCGAACGTTTTGCTTCTTCTTCAGCCTTTAAAATCTTTCGCTCGTAATTTTTTTGGAAATCAATATTGGCAACATACCCGTACCATACCACTGAGTTGTCTTTCTGCAACTCCGGCGTGGCTTGTATACCCTGCCAGAGTGGTAGTTCATGATCAGGATGATTTACCCTGAATTCAACATTTAGATCCTCTAAGGTTTGTGCCGATTTCTGAAAGCCCTGGATTAATTTAAGTGTGTCGTCGGGATGTACATTTCTCCAGGCATCTGAAGCGTCTTCTAAAAGTCCGTCGGTATCTATGCCCAGCAGCGGTTTAAACTTTTGACTCATGTACATGAAATTTGAACTCCCATCCGATTTCATGCGGAATTGAAAAATTAGGCCGGGTACCTGGTAGATTAATTTTTCATAAAGTCTGTTGTTTTTCTCAAGTTGTTTTTCGGCAATTTTCCGGGCGGTTATATCAGAGGTTACTCCGTTTACCCGCGAGCGATTGTCTTTGTCGTCTTTAATCAACCATACCCTAACAAAAAAGTAAATGTTCTTACCATCCTTAACTGAGCTTTGTTCGAATTCGCAATAGCCTTTTTCAAACAGCTCTGTTCTTTTCAGATATCTAAGTTGAACGTCTTCGGGCTGATATAAATTTTGCCAGAGAACTTTTTCAGCGTTAAATTCTTTAAGTGTGTATCCGAATAATTTTTCCCCCGCAGGATTAATATAAAGCATTTCACCTTGCGATAAACTAATAGACCAGATAGCGTCTTCAATAGAGGTGAGCACATTATCAAGCCTGTTTTTAGTGAGTTTTAATTCAAACTCGTTATGTTTTTTTTCAGTAATATCATTCCTGATAAATAAATATTCTTCAATTTTTCCAACAGTGTTTTTAATCGGAATCACAAAGGTATCGGTCCAGAAATAAGAACCGTTTTTTGCCTTGTTTTTTATTTCTCCGCGCCACACAAGGCCACTGGATACTTGAGCATGCCGACGCTCCCAAAAAGCAGGCGAATGATAGTGCGCGTTAATTAATAAATGTGATTTTCCAATTAATTCGGCGGCAGAAAAACCACTGATGTTTTCAAAATTTTGATTTACGAAAGTAATAATTTCGTTTTCATCTGTCTTGGAAATAATGCTGGCCTCATTTAAAGCAAACTGAAATTGAGCTAATTGGTTACTTGTTGTTTTTTGTTCGTCTGCTAAAGTTTTGAGCTCGGTAATGTCTTGCGTTGTGCCATACAGTCCGGTAATATTATTGTTTTCAAATTTTGGTTTAGAAAAGTGTTTAAGCCATTTTTTGTTTCCATCAAATGTGGTTTGGTGGGCCTCAAAGGAAAAACTTTGTCCCAATTGTTTTGCTTTGAGGATAGAATTGATCAGTATTTTTTGATCATCCCACTCAAAGGTTGAAAATATTTTATCAAAAGAAGTTATGGTCCCTTTTTTTAGCCCATAGATATCAGAAAGGGCTTCACTCGACACTATTGTGTTCGACTCAAAATCGAGCTCCCATCCGCCAAACTTAGCCAGGTGACCGGCTTGTTCAAAAATAAGTTTTTGTTTATTCAGCTTGTCAAGCAGTCGCTCATTTTCTGTTACATCGGTCGAAATGATGTACACAGATTCTACCGATTTGTTACTGAGCAAAGGAATAAACTGCATAGAATACCGTGTTTTGGCGCTATTCGGACCCCAGGCAGTCATTTTACCGCGAACTATTTTTTTTGTTTCGAAGGCTTCTTTAAGCCACGAGTCAAAAAGTTGCTTGTATTTTTGCGGCACAAACGTCAGGATGTTTTTTCCAAGAAGATCAGAAGCTTTGTTAAGCTTACTTTTATTTATAAAAAGTATCTCTCTCTCTTTATTAACTATTTGCAGAAGATCAGGAGAGTTCTCAGATATAACCTTAAGCTTTAGCTTCTCTTCCGAAAGTTCTCGTTCCTTTTCGATGCGCAACATCAAACGCCCTATATGTTTTGCGAAATATTCGATCTCTTCATTGTACTCAATCTGCTGATCTCTTTTTAAAACAAGTACCAGGTCGCCAACCACTTTTTCTTTATCAAATAAACCGAGCCTGTAGAGTTTTCCAATGTTGAATGTTTTTTTAAGAACGTCGCCAATTATATTTTTGAAAAAGCTATTGGCATCCTCCAGTTCTCCGAGGTATACCAATGAATGGGATTGCATGCCATTAGAGAGCTGCTCATCCAATGGCCACTCTTTGCCAATCAGCTTTTGCTTAAATAGACCGAAGATTTTTTGAATATTTTTCTGAATACCAGATACCGCTACCGTTTTTGTGGTTTGTCCTCCAGGCGTGAGCAAATTTAAGACCACGTAAGATGCCTCCGATAGATGAAGCATATCATCACAGATGCTTTCTACCGATATTTCATCGAACGATAGTTCCAGATACTTCGACGAAAGCTCAAACAAAAGCTTTTGCTTTTCAATTAAGTTGTGTAAAGGGCTCATGCAATTCTATTGTTTATCCGGGTGTGACGAATTCTCAATAGTATGTAGTTACTATACATCAAATGTACTTAAATTACCTCTTTTTTTATAAGGGGGAAACACTATTCTTACCTAAATAAAACCCTTAGTTTTTTTACAAACAACCCTTAGATTTTTGCCAGGTTGGCAGGGTAATTTTGTAGCATCATTATGGAAAAAGAAATACAGATAGTGCCCACGGAATCCATTCAAATGCTGCAAAAGGAAAATGAAAACCTAAAAACAGAATTGAGCGGACTAAAGTTATATTTCACAGAACTCGAAGAAACAAATAATCATCTTGTTGCTGCCACATGGCGCGAACGGGAGATGAAAAAGAAGCTTTCTGAAACACTCGACGAACTAAACAATACCAGGCAAATTGTTGAAAGTCAAAATAAACGTATTACTGAAAGTATTAATTATTCTCGTAAGATTCAGCTGGCAATCAATCCAACAGAGCACGATCTTAAATCTTACAATCCGGATAGTTTTATTCTGTATCTCCCAAAAGACGTTATCAGCGGCGACTTCCCCTGGCTGTATGAAACGGGAGATTATCTGTATCTGGCGGCTGTAGACTGCACTGGTCATGGTGTTCCGGGAGCAATGATGTCGATGATTGGCAACTTATTATTAAACGATATTGTAAACGACGGTGAAATGCTTATGCCCTCGGTTATCTTAAGACGATTACACGAGGCAGTTGTAAAAACACTGAAACAGGATTCGTCAGACGGTAACTCCAACGACGGTATGGATATTGGCCTCTGCTGCATTAATAAAAAGAAAGCTGAAGTTATTTTTAGCGGAGCACACCGCCCCCTTTTCTTTTTGCAGGATGGCAAAGTAGAAATAATCAGCGGTGACAAATTTCCTATAGGGGGCATGCATTACAAAGGACTTAACAAATTTACAGATCATGTGCTCCCTTATAAAAAGGGCGATAGTATGTTTTTGTTCACCGATGGATTGCCCGACCAGACAGGAGGCCCTGAAAAAAGAAAATTAATGACCCGTAATTTGAAACAGTTCATGGAAGAAAATGCTCACCTCGAAATGCAGTCATTCAAAGAAACACTCTACACTTATCTCGAAGCGTGGAAGGGCACGAATAAACAGGTAGACGACATTTTAATTTTAGGCCTTAATTTTTAATTATGAAAATAGATTTAACAAAAAAAATATATGATAAAATGGTAGCCCACCAATTTGTCATGTCAATCATGGGAAGTTTTAATCAGGGTTTGCTGCTGTCGCTCCTGAATATTACCGATAAAAAACTAACAAGCCTCGAAATTGATACCACAATTAAGAAAAAGATTTTTCACTTTATGATTGAGTGCGCGCAAAATCTGTCGCGCATCGAACAAAACGACCAGTTTACCGGAGATAATATTTTTCTCATTGGAAAAAATAATGATCAGTATACGGTTCATCTCGGCTGCGCCATGAAAAAGTCAGAAACAGATAATATTCAAAAACTACTGGATATAGTAAATAGCCTGGAAACGGAAGAGGTAAAAACAAAATTTTACAGTGAATTAAGTACCAAAGAACTTGCCAACCAAAACCCTTTACTGATGAGCCTTCTGGACATCTCTAAAAAAACAAAAGAGAAAATAAATTACGAGTTGATTCGCATTGACGATGAAAACACTTTTTTATCTTTTAAAACAACTATTTCCAATTTAAAACTTACAGATGGAATCTACAATTAATATCTACGACATTTATAAGACCATGTCGGATAACAAGATTATCCTTATTTACCAGGGAATTTTTGACCAGGTAATGATAAAGTCTGTAATCTCTATGACAGAGAAAAAATTAATTCAGGAAAATATCGAAGAAGGTTTGCGCCGCAAACTTTTTAACGTCATGGTAGAAGGTTTGCAAAATATATGCAAACATCAGCTGGTAACAAATGAGCATGTTCAAAATCCTTTTTTAATGATAGGCAAGGAAGAGATGGCATACAATGTGGTTACCGGAAATTTTATCAAGAATGATAAAATAGCCATAGTGCAAAAGAAAATTGATTTCATCAATTCTTTAAATAAAGACGAGTTAAAAGAACATTACAAAACGGCTCGTTTAAACAGTGTAATCAGCGAGGTTGGTGGCGCCGGACTCGGATTTATCGACATGGTCAGAAAATCGGGAAATCCTTTGGATTATAAATTCTATGACTCTGATAATGACTTTTCTTTCTTTATTCTTCACAGTAAAATCAGCAGTAACTAACATAAACCACAAGCAATTCTATTTACCAATACTTTACAAACAAATAATTCCCTATGCAAACGCTCAACATCTCAGCAACAGAAGACACACCAGAAATTACGTTTAACGGTGAGGCAAATGAATTCCTGATCTCAGGACGTTCTCTGCCAGAAGACGTAACTACATTTTACAAGCCGGTTTTTGAATGGCTTGAAGTGTTTTCAGACACCGACACGCCAACTACAACTTTTAAATTCAAACTCGAATATTTCAATACAGCTTCTTCTAAAATTATCCTCGATATCTTAATGAAACTGGAAGATATGATGGAAGCAAAACAATCTAAACTTAAAATAGAATGGTATTATTTTGAGTCAGACGACGATATGTTAGAGGCTGGCGAAGAATACAAAGAGCTGGTAGAAATTCCCTTCCATTTAATTTCCTGTTAAAAAAAATGAGAATTCAATCACAGGTTAACCTCTCCGGGTATATTACGGAACTTTTGCGCGCGGGCAAAAAGAAGTCCGACAAGGATTTACTTGCTCTTGGGAAAACCTTTACCTATAATTCAGAGATAGCAAAACTAAAATCTTTGTTTGCCAGCTTAAGACCCTGGCCAAAAAATGCTATTCCCCTGGAATTTGATGTAACCGACCCTGTGGCTGCATTCTACATCTTCGTACTGTTTTTTCATAAATATTTTAATTCCTATTCAAAAAAAAGAGTGCGCGAATCGGAAAATAAAATAAGTAAGCTGGCAGAGCTGTTAGCAATTAGTGATGAGGATAAACAGCAGCTCACTTCTTTTTTCCTTAACGAAGAGCCTTATACTGACAAAATTAAAGCGGTTTATTTTACGGCTCAAAAAAGAGGTGGATTAAATGTTCATGTGGGAGCTCACATTATGCATGCAGCAAACAGAAACAATGAAATTGTTTACCTGAAGTATTTTGAAAAATACGGCGTGTTCCTTTCTAAAGTTTTTATTAAAGAAAATAACCCTTATCATTTTATAGAAGCAGTAAGCGTTAAAGAAATAGACATTGTTACGTCAGGAAACTATTTAATGAACGATTTTGGTTACCATACCTTTGACGAAATTGTGGAAGCAGTATTAAGTCACAGGCCTTTTCAATATTACGAACTGGCTGCTACCAGCAATACGCCTAAAATAGTGCTCGACCCCGAAAACGGGAAAGTTATTATTTCCGGCTCCTCATCCCCTTTTTCGCCCACAAATTTTTTTACACCGATTCTTGAATGGCTCGACGGTTATGCCTCTATGGGGAAAAAGCCACTTCAGATTTTTATCATGCTCGACTATTTTAATACTTACACTTCAAAATTCCTGGTACGACTATGCAGGCAATGCGATACCATGGCTAAAGACGCTAAAGAGGTGAACATTTACTGGTATTTCGATCCGGAAGATACCGACATGCGCGAGTTTGGCGAACATCTCGCGGGCATTTATAAAAAGGGTTTTTCAAATTGTTTAATAAGCGACGGAATAGAAGAATTGGTATGAGCGAAGAAATTTTAAAGGCATTAATGCAGCTTTTTGCCATTATTGCTAAACAGGATGGTGTATTGATCGAAAATCACGAAAAGTACGTTTTCGATTTTTTATCTTCACAGTTGAGTGTAGATCGTGTGCAGGAGTATCTCGATCTTTACAATGAGTTTTTAAATGAAGCAAAACCAGAACCGGTTAACGCTGAAGTGAAAGACAAAGCGCGAACGTCGATGAAAGATTCGGTAAGAACGCTGGCTATTTGCAAAAAAATTAATAAGACACTTGCACAAAAACAAAAAACAATTGTATTAATAAGGTTGTTAGAATTCTTTAAAAACGATTCTCAAAAGTCTATCAACCGTATTCAGATCGTAGAAACTGTTGCCGATGTTTTTAAAATTGAAAAACAGGAGTTCCTGGAAATAAAAAACTTTTTATTTGAAGGACAGGAAGAAACAAGTGAAAATGAAATTGTAATTGGAGAAGAAAGTCTCAAGGAGACCTGTAACTGTAAGCACTATCTGCCATTTCAGCACTACCAGGGTAATTGTAAGTTTATTTATTTAAAAAACATAAACATTATTCTTTTAAAATACCATGGAAGTGTAGAACTGTTTTTAAACGGAGTAGTTATAAAACCTGAGAACATTTATTTGTTTCCGCACGGCAGCACTT is a genomic window of Sphingobacteriaceae bacterium containing:
- a CDS encoding nuclear pore complex subunit, producing MQTLNISATEDTPEITFNGEANEFLISGRSLPEDVTTFYKPVFEWLEVFSDTDTPTTTFKFKLEYFNTASSKIILDILMKLEDMMEAKQSKLKIEWYYFESDDDMLEAGEEYKELVEIPFHLISC